Genomic segment of Gemmatimonadota bacterium:
CGCCCTCGTGACCTTCGTAGTCGGCGTGATCGTGGCCCTCGACCACATCGCCCTGGCGGTTTTCGTCGGCGGGGCGGCGATGCTGCTGCTGCAGTGGAAGGGTCCGCTCCACCGGCTCGCCGAGAGAATCGGCCACGACGAGTTCCGCGCCCTCACCCGCCTGGTGCTGCTCGCGCTCGTCATCCTCCCGGTGCTTCCCGATCGGGCGTACGGTCCGTACGGCGTCCTCAACCCGTTCAGAATCTGGCTGATGGTCGTGCTGATCGTCGGCATCAGCCTGGCCGGGTACGTCGCATACCGGTTCCTGGGAGACCGCGTGGGCACGCTGGCGGCGGGCGCGATCGGCGGTCTGATATCGAGCACGGCCGCAACCGTCGGCTTCGCGCGGCACAGCACGGAGAACCCCGGGTGGGCCGTTCCCGCGGCGGTCATGGTCGTGATCGCGTCGACCGTGACGTTCGCCCGAGTGCTGTTCGAGATCGCGGTCGTGGCGCCGTCGGCGCTGCTCGGGCTGGGTGCACCCGTCGCGGTCATGATGCTCGCGATGACCGCGATGTCGGCGGCGCTCTACTGGTCCGCGCGCCGGGTGCTCCGGGAGATCCCGGACCAGCGCACGCCGCCCTCGGGACTCAGGGCGGCGTTGGCGTTCGGCGTCCTCTACGCGGCGGTCCTGCTCGGCGTCGCCGTGGCGAAGGAGCACTTCGGTCTGGGCGGGATGTACGTGGTCGCGGCGCTCTCCGGGCTCACGGACATGGACGCCATCACGCTCTCCACCGCCCAGCTCGTCCGGTCGGGAGACGTCGGCGTCGACGTCGGCTGGAGGCTGATCCTGATCGGAGGGCTCGCCAACCTCGTCTTCAAGGGCATCGCCGTGGCGATCCTGGGCCGTGGCCGGACGCGCACTCTCGTCGGGGGAGCCTTCGCGGGGGCGCTGGCGTTCGGGGTGCTGCTCCTGTGGGCCTGGCCCTAGTGTGCAACGGTACACTAGGGGACGGGCGTCGGGCGCAGGACGTAAAGGAGTACCTCGGTCACGTCTTCCGGCGGCCGCACGCCGCCCTCGGCCTCCGGCGGCTGCACGGTGCCCTCCAGCTCGAAGCCGATCTTCTCCAGGAGTCTGCGCGACAGGGCGTTGTGCTCGGTCACGATGGCCACGATCCGGGACAGGCCGAGCTTCGAGCGGGCGTGCGCGATGACGGCGGCGGCCGACTCGGTCGCGTAGCCCCTCCCCCGCGCTTCGGGCAGGAACG
This window contains:
- a CDS encoding MgtC/SapB family protein; the protein is MSLSLFAQLAIALGLGLLIGLQRERTSSEMAGIRTFPLIALFGFLSGFLAGELGVWVTVAALLALSLIIVASQLMTRRAGGEVDPGLTTEVAALVTFVVGVIVALDHIALAVFVGGAAMLLLQWKGPLHRLAERIGHDEFRALTRLVLLALVILPVLPDRAYGPYGVLNPFRIWLMVVLIVGISLAGYVAYRFLGDRVGTLAAGAIGGLISSTAATVGFARHSTENPGWAVPAAVMVVIASTVTFARVLFEIAVVAPSALLGLGAPVAVMMLAMTAMSAALYWSARRVLREIPDQRTPPSGLRAALAFGVLYAAVLLGVAVAKEHFGLGGMYVVAALSGLTDMDAITLSTAQLVRSGDVGVDVGWRLILIGGLANLVFKGIAVAILGRGRTRTLVGGAFAGALAFGVLLLWAWP